In Carnobacterium sp. CP1, the following are encoded in one genomic region:
- the rplK gene encoding 50S ribosomal protein L11, whose protein sequence is MAKKVVKIVKLQIPAGKANPAPPVGPALGQAQVNIMGFCKEFNARTQDLGGLLTPVVISVYEDRSFTFVTKTPPAAVLLKKAAGIDKASGEPNKKKVATVTSAQVREIAETKMPDLNAASVEAAMQMVEGTARSMGFVVEG, encoded by the coding sequence GTGGCCAAAAAAGTTGTTAAGATAGTTAAATTGCAGATTCCTGCAGGAAAAGCAAATCCAGCTCCACCAGTAGGACCAGCTTTAGGTCAAGCGCAAGTGAACATTATGGGATTCTGTAAAGAATTCAATGCTCGTACGCAAGATCTAGGTGGCTTACTAACACCAGTTGTAATTTCTGTTTATGAAGATCGTTCATTTACATTTGTTACAAAAACACCGCCTGCTGCTGTTTTACTTAAAAAAGCTGCTGGTATTGATAAAGCATCTGGTGAACCAAACAAGAAAAAAGTTGCAACTGTTACAAGTGCACAAGTAAGAGAAATTGCTGAAACTAAAATGCCTGACCTAAACGCTGCTTCAGTTGAAGCTGCTATGCAAATGGTTGAAGGTACTGCACGAAGCATGGGATTTGTTGTAGAAGGCTAA
- the secE gene encoding preprotein translocase subunit SecE: MGKIKNFFGDVRREMKQVTWPTSKELKKNTLIVFGVCLLFAVFFMVVDFGIVSILDFIL; encoded by the coding sequence ATGGGAAAAATAAAAAACTTTTTCGGTGACGTACGCCGAGAAATGAAACAAGTTACTTGGCCAACGAGCAAAGAATTAAAGAAAAACACGCTGATAGTTTTTGGAGTTTGTTTATTATTTGCAGTTTTCTTTATGGTTGTTGACTTTGGAATCGTCTCTATTCTTGATTTTATTTTATAA
- the menA gene encoding 1,4-dihydroxy-2-naphthoate polyprenyltransferase yields the protein MKAATFFKLVEIQTKIASLFPFLLGTLFAGYYFKAVNFGNTIVFFLAMIIFDMTTTAINNLMDYQKAKDNGYKDDVNIIGQEQIPEAIVIRLILTMLATAALLGLWLVVRTNVLLFFMGGACFVIGVFYTFGPVPISRMPLGEAVSGLVMGFGIFFIAVYVNIPSELLLSLAFQGVVFSLTGNLLTIIKIFFVSLPTVFLIANIMLANNICDLEQDISNHRFTLPFYIGKKNAVGLFNLLMYAAYGVVVGAVLLKLLHPVLLGVLLTLAPVRKNLAQFNQRQVKEETFSVAIKNISLFSGAEILLLALSLWLP from the coding sequence ATGAAGGCAGCAACTTTTTTTAAATTAGTAGAGATTCAAACCAAAATTGCCAGTCTTTTTCCTTTTTTATTAGGGACATTGTTTGCTGGCTATTATTTTAAAGCCGTTAACTTTGGGAATACGATCGTTTTCTTTTTAGCGATGATTATTTTCGATATGACAACGACAGCTATTAACAACTTAATGGATTATCAAAAAGCAAAAGACAATGGCTACAAAGATGATGTCAATATTATTGGGCAAGAACAGATTCCTGAAGCGATCGTGATTCGTTTGATTTTAACGATGTTAGCAACAGCAGCGCTCCTTGGCCTGTGGTTAGTAGTGCGGACAAATGTATTGTTGTTCTTTATGGGAGGCGCCTGTTTTGTTATTGGAGTTTTTTATACATTTGGACCGGTACCGATTTCTAGAATGCCTCTGGGAGAAGCTGTTTCTGGATTAGTGATGGGATTTGGTATCTTTTTTATAGCGGTATATGTGAATATTCCCTCAGAACTCTTGCTTAGTTTAGCTTTTCAAGGAGTTGTTTTTTCATTAACGGGCAACCTCTTAACAATTATTAAAATCTTTTTTGTCTCGCTGCCCACAGTCTTTCTAATTGCCAACATCATGTTGGCCAATAATATTTGTGATTTAGAACAAGATATTAGCAATCATCGTTTTACACTGCCTTTTTATATTGGGAAAAAGAATGCAGTAGGGCTTTTTAATCTTTTAATGTATGCTGCTTACGGAGTTGTAGTAGGGGCTGTTCTATTGAAATTGCTGCATCCTGTATTATTAGGAGTGTTGCTCACACTGGCTCCTGTTAGGAAAAATCTTGCGCAGTTTAATCAACGGCAAGTTAAAGAAGAGACGTTTTCGGTGGCGATTAAAAATATTTCACTTTTTAGCGGAGCAGAAATTCTTTTGTTGGCCCTTAGTTTATGGCTGCCTTAA
- a CDS encoding FAD:protein FMN transferase yields the protein MKQWKMLFSLIVALLIVTSCGKENEARDLVSDPYSRTEFMMGTVVNVKIYNEGKEEVLTAVFDRMEELAGKITVDEPGSEVEAINQQAGIAPVAVSEDVYELLEAAYAYSEETRGSFDMTIGPLTELWHIGFDDARKPEQAEIDEALTLVDYRQVEFYEANQTVYLPKQGMRLDLGAIAKGYITDEVVKVLKEHEVDTAIVDLGGNVFVLGHSPRAENADWNVGVQDPFETRGEILGSIPVSNQTIVTSGIYERFLEVDGMQYHHLMDPETGYPFDNEIAGVSIISEKSIDGDGLSTAAFSDGLEAGLDYIEQIEGVEAIFVTKDRNVYVTDGLKKGFHLNNDTFTLQE from the coding sequence ATGAAACAATGGAAAATGCTCTTTTCTTTAATCGTTGCTTTGTTGATTGTTACAAGCTGCGGCAAAGAAAACGAAGCACGCGACTTAGTGAGCGATCCTTATAGTCGGACAGAATTTATGATGGGAACCGTTGTAAATGTAAAAATTTATAATGAAGGAAAAGAAGAGGTGTTAACAGCTGTTTTTGACCGCATGGAAGAATTGGCGGGAAAAATCACCGTGGATGAACCGGGATCAGAAGTTGAAGCGATCAATCAACAAGCTGGTATTGCTCCAGTAGCTGTTTCGGAAGATGTTTACGAGTTATTAGAAGCTGCATATGCTTACAGTGAAGAGACCCGCGGAAGTTTTGATATGACGATAGGGCCGTTGACTGAATTGTGGCATATCGGGTTTGACGATGCCCGAAAACCGGAACAAGCTGAAATAGACGAAGCTTTAACATTAGTAGATTACCGACAAGTTGAGTTTTATGAAGCCAACCAGACGGTCTACCTTCCAAAGCAAGGGATGCGGTTAGATTTAGGTGCTATCGCCAAAGGTTACATCACCGATGAAGTCGTCAAAGTATTGAAAGAACACGAAGTAGATACCGCTATTGTGGATCTTGGCGGGAATGTTTTTGTGTTAGGCCACAGTCCGCGAGCTGAAAACGCGGATTGGAACGTTGGTGTTCAAGATCCTTTTGAAACAAGAGGGGAAATCTTGGGTTCCATTCCGGTCAGCAATCAAACGATAGTGACATCTGGTATTTACGAACGTTTTCTTGAAGTAGATGGAATGCAATACCACCATTTGATGGATCCGGAAACGGGTTACCCTTTTGACAATGAAATAGCCGGAGTCAGCATTATTTCAGAAAAATCTATTGATGGGGACGGGCTTTCAACAGCGGCTTTTTCAGATGGGCTTGAAGCTGGACTGGACTATATCGAACAAATAGAAGGTGTTGAAGCCATTTTTGTGACTAAAGATCGTAATGTCTATGTAACAGATGGATTGAAAAAAGGTTTTCATTTAAATAACGACACATTTACTTTACAAGAGTGA
- the rpoB gene encoding DNA-directed RNA polymerase subunit beta gives MAGHLVNYGKHRTRRSFARINEVLELPNLIEIQTNSYQWFLDEGLREMFKDISPIEDFAGNLSLEFLDYQLQESKYTVEEARSHDANYSAPIYVKLRLINKVTGEVKDQEVFFGDFPLMTDMGTFVINGAERVIVSQLVRSPGVYFNSKLDKNGKEGFGSTLIPNRGAWLEYETDAKDISYVRIDRTRKIPLSVLVRALGFGSDDQILEIFGENESLRLTLEKDLHKNASDSRTEEALKDVYERLRPGEPKTADSSRSLLTARFFDPKRYDLANVGRYKVNKKLNLKTRLFNLTLAETLVDPETGEILVEEGTKLDRDQMDILDPYLDAGLNSVTYYPTEDAVVTEPITLQVVKVVSPKDPERVVNVIGNGVISTEIKNATPADIISSMNYFFNLQEGIGNVDDIDHLGNRRIRSVGELLQNQYRIGLSRMERVVRERMSIQDMATVTPQQLINIRPVVAAIKEFFGSSQLSQFMDQTNPLGELTHKRRLSALGPGGLTRDRAGYEVRDVHYSHYGRMCPIETPEGPNIGLINSLSSFAKVNKFGFIETPYRRVDRETGKVTDHIDYLTADEEDAYVVAQANAELNEDGTFANDIVLARYVEENLEVPIGRVDYMDVSPKQVVAVATACIPFLENDDSNRALMGANMQRQAVPLIRPEAPLVGTGMEHVAAKDSGAAIICQNDGIVEYVDAKEIRIRQDNGALDKYPVTKFRRSNAGTCYNQRPIVAKGDRVDKGEILADGSSMENGEMALGQNPLVAFMTWEGYNYEDAIIMSERLVKDDVYTSIHIEEYESEARDTKLGPEEITREIPNVGEDALKDLDEMGIIRIGAEVLDGDLLVGKVTPKGVTELSAEERLLHAIFGEKAREVRDTSLRVPHGGGGTVHDVKIFTREAGDELSPGVNMLVRVYIVQKRKINEGDKMAGRHGNKGVVSLIMPEEDMPFMPDGTPVDIMLNPLGVPSRMNIGQVLELHMGMAARKMGIHIASPVFDGANEKDVWETVQEAGMAADAKTVLYDGRSGEPFDNRISVGVMYMIKLAHMVDDKLHARSTGPYSLVTQQPLGGKAQFGGQRFGEMEVWALEAYGAAYTLQEILTYKSDDVVGRVKTYEAIVKGDPIPKPGVPESFRVLVKELQALGLDMKVLNAEDEEIELRDMDDDDDIVNIDALSKYAEEQEKVRAEAAEKERLKD, from the coding sequence TTGGCAGGCCATTTAGTAAATTACGGAAAACACCGTACACGTAGAAGTTTCGCACGAATCAACGAAGTTTTAGAACTTCCGAATTTGATTGAAATTCAAACCAATTCCTACCAATGGTTCTTAGATGAAGGCTTACGTGAAATGTTTAAAGACATTTCTCCAATAGAAGACTTCGCAGGAAACCTATCATTAGAGTTCCTTGATTACCAATTACAAGAATCTAAATATACCGTTGAAGAAGCTCGTTCTCACGATGCAAACTACTCAGCGCCTATTTATGTGAAATTACGTTTGATCAATAAAGTAACCGGTGAAGTGAAAGACCAAGAAGTCTTCTTTGGGGATTTCCCTTTGATGACCGACATGGGAACTTTTGTTATTAACGGAGCAGAACGAGTTATCGTTTCTCAGTTGGTTCGTTCGCCAGGTGTTTACTTTAACAGTAAACTAGATAAAAACGGTAAAGAAGGTTTCGGATCTACCTTGATTCCAAACCGTGGAGCTTGGTTGGAGTACGAAACAGACGCAAAAGATATTTCTTATGTGCGTATTGACCGTACACGTAAAATCCCGTTATCTGTTTTAGTTCGTGCGCTTGGGTTCGGATCAGACGATCAAATCCTTGAGATTTTTGGAGAGAATGAAAGCCTTCGTTTAACTCTAGAAAAAGACTTGCACAAAAACGCCAGCGACTCGCGGACGGAAGAAGCGTTAAAAGATGTTTATGAACGTCTGCGTCCAGGTGAACCTAAAACAGCAGATAGCTCAAGAAGCTTATTGACTGCTCGCTTTTTCGATCCAAAACGTTATGATTTAGCAAACGTGGGTCGTTACAAAGTGAATAAAAAATTAAACCTAAAAACACGTTTATTCAATTTAACATTAGCTGAAACTTTGGTTGACCCAGAAACAGGAGAAATCTTAGTAGAAGAAGGAACTAAATTAGACCGTGACCAAATGGACATTTTAGATCCTTACCTTGATGCTGGTCTAAACAGTGTTACGTATTACCCAACAGAAGATGCGGTCGTTACTGAACCGATCACTCTGCAAGTTGTAAAAGTTGTTTCTCCAAAAGACCCTGAACGAGTTGTGAATGTGATCGGAAATGGCGTAATATCAACAGAAATCAAAAATGCTACACCGGCTGATATTATTTCTTCAATGAACTATTTCTTTAACTTGCAAGAAGGCATCGGCAATGTAGATGACATTGACCACTTAGGCAACCGTCGTATTCGTTCGGTTGGTGAACTATTGCAAAACCAATACCGTATTGGTTTGTCTCGAATGGAACGTGTGGTACGTGAGCGGATGTCGATCCAAGATATGGCTACCGTTACACCACAACAATTGATCAACATTCGTCCAGTTGTTGCGGCCATCAAAGAATTCTTTGGGTCATCTCAACTGTCACAATTTATGGATCAAACCAACCCATTAGGCGAGTTGACTCATAAACGTCGTTTATCTGCTTTAGGACCCGGTGGTTTAACCAGAGACCGTGCTGGATACGAAGTTCGTGACGTGCATTACTCGCATTATGGCCGTATGTGTCCGATTGAAACACCTGAAGGACCAAACATTGGACTGATCAACAGCTTATCTAGTTTCGCAAAAGTAAATAAATTTGGATTCATTGAAACACCTTACCGTCGCGTAGACCGCGAAACTGGTAAAGTAACAGACCACATCGACTATTTAACAGCAGATGAAGAAGATGCGTATGTTGTTGCGCAAGCAAATGCAGAGTTGAATGAAGATGGCACATTTGCGAACGATATCGTATTGGCTCGTTATGTAGAAGAAAACTTAGAAGTACCGATCGGCCGTGTAGATTATATGGACGTTTCTCCTAAACAAGTAGTTGCTGTAGCAACAGCTTGTATTCCTTTCTTGGAAAACGATGATAGTAACCGGGCATTGATGGGTGCAAACATGCAACGTCAAGCTGTACCGTTGATCAGACCAGAAGCACCATTAGTGGGAACTGGTATGGAACACGTAGCGGCAAAAGACTCAGGCGCGGCAATTATTTGTCAAAATGACGGAATCGTTGAATACGTAGACGCTAAAGAAATTCGTATTCGTCAAGACAACGGGGCATTAGATAAATACCCTGTTACAAAATTCCGTCGTTCAAACGCAGGTACTTGTTACAATCAACGTCCAATCGTTGCTAAAGGCGATCGCGTAGACAAAGGCGAGATTTTAGCAGATGGTTCTTCTATGGAAAATGGGGAAATGGCTTTAGGTCAAAACCCATTAGTAGCCTTCATGACTTGGGAAGGGTACAACTATGAAGATGCGATCATCATGAGCGAACGTTTAGTCAAAGATGATGTGTACACGTCGATCCATATTGAAGAATATGAGTCAGAAGCACGTGACACGAAACTTGGACCTGAAGAAATCACTCGTGAGATTCCTAACGTCGGAGAAGATGCTTTAAAAGATCTAGATGAAATGGGTATTATCCGCATTGGGGCTGAAGTTCTTGATGGCGATTTGCTGGTTGGGAAAGTAACTCCTAAAGGGGTAACGGAACTATCAGCAGAAGAGCGTCTATTGCATGCGATCTTTGGTGAAAAAGCTCGTGAAGTAAGAGATACTTCTTTACGCGTACCACATGGTGGCGGCGGAACAGTCCATGATGTTAAGATCTTTACTCGTGAAGCAGGAGATGAGTTATCTCCAGGAGTAAACATGCTTGTTCGGGTTTACATTGTTCAAAAACGTAAAATCAATGAAGGGGACAAAATGGCGGGACGTCATGGTAACAAAGGTGTTGTTTCGTTGATTATGCCGGAAGAAGATATGCCGTTTATGCCTGATGGAACTCCTGTTGATATTATGTTAAACCCATTAGGGGTACCTTCACGGATGAATATTGGACAAGTACTTGAATTGCATATGGGAATGGCCGCTCGCAAAATGGGCATTCACATTGCATCGCCTGTATTTGATGGAGCCAATGAAAAAGACGTTTGGGAAACAGTTCAAGAAGCCGGAATGGCTGCAGATGCGAAAACCGTTCTTTATGACGGACGTAGCGGAGAACCGTTTGACAACCGCATTTCTGTCGGAGTAATGTACATGATCAAACTGGCCCACATGGTCGATGATAAATTACATGCTCGTTCAACTGGACCTTACTCACTAGTTACACAACAACCATTGGGTGGTAAAGCTCAATTTGGTGGACAACGTTTTGGTGAGATGGAAGTTTGGGCACTTGAAGCTTATGGTGCAGCTTATACACTGCAAGAAATCCTGACATACAAATCAGATGATGTTGTTGGACGTGTTAAAACGTACGAAGCTATCGTTAAAGGCGATCCTATTCCAAAACCAGGTGTTCCTGAATCATTCCGCGTATTAGTTAAAGAATTACAAGCTTTAGGATTAGATATGAAAGTATTGAATGCTGAAGATGAAGAAATTGAACTACGCGATATGGATGACGATGATGACATCGTAAACATTGATGCTCTGAGCAAATACGCTGAAGAACAAGAAAAAGTTCGCGCAGAAGCAGCAGAAAAAGAACGACTAAAAGATTAA
- the nusG gene encoding transcription termination/antitermination protein NusG, with product MEQVEIEKHWYVLHTYSGYENKVKQNIESRANSMGMEDYIFRVVIPEEEETETKNGKEKVSMKKTFPGYVLVEMIMSDDSWYVVRNTPGVTGFVGSHGAGSKPAPLLKEEIEAILRRLGISTRHKEVEFEVGETVTIIEGAFSGMTGKVTEIEYEKAKLKVNVEMFGRETSTELDFEQADKL from the coding sequence ATGGAACAAGTTGAAATCGAAAAACACTGGTATGTCTTACACACATACTCAGGATACGAAAATAAAGTAAAACAAAACATCGAATCGCGTGCGAACAGTATGGGGATGGAAGATTATATCTTTCGCGTTGTGATTCCGGAAGAAGAAGAAACAGAAACAAAAAATGGGAAAGAAAAAGTGAGCATGAAAAAGACATTTCCGGGATATGTTTTAGTGGAAATGATCATGTCTGACGATTCTTGGTATGTCGTACGGAATACTCCCGGTGTTACTGGATTTGTTGGCTCTCATGGAGCTGGAAGCAAGCCGGCACCGTTATTAAAAGAAGAAATCGAAGCTATCTTGCGTCGTTTAGGCATCAGCACGCGTCATAAAGAAGTTGAGTTTGAAGTCGGCGAAACTGTAACGATCATTGAAGGTGCGTTTAGCGGTATGACCGGGAAAGTTACCGAGATTGAATATGAGAAAGCTAAACTGAAAGTCAATGTTGAAATGTTTGGTCGTGAAACAAGTACTGAACTTGATTTCGAACAAGCAGATAAACTTTAA
- the rpmG gene encoding 50S ribosomal protein L33: protein MNTKKAALACSVCGSRNYSKKVNSAGRTERLEVKKFCKYCNQHTVHRETK from the coding sequence ATGAACACTAAAAAAGCAGCGTTAGCCTGTTCTGTGTGCGGCTCTAGAAATTATTCTAAAAAGGTCAACAGTGCTGGCCGTACAGAGCGATTAGAAGTGAAAAAGTTTTGTAAATATTGCAATCAACATACCGTTCATCGTGAAACAAAATAA
- the rplJ gene encoding 50S ribosomal protein L10, with protein sequence MSQAAIEQKQLLVEKATTRFQNAASVVVMDYRGLTVQEVTDLRKQLRDAGISMKVIKNSVLSRAAEAAGLAGMDDVFKGPTAIAFSDEDVIAPAKIIADFAKEAPALEIKGGVIEGKVSSVEEMNALAKLPNREGLLSMLLSVLQAPVRNTALVIKAVAESKEEVA encoded by the coding sequence ATGAGTCAAGCAGCAATTGAACAAAAACAATTACTTGTTGAAAAAGCAACAACTCGATTCCAAAACGCAGCATCTGTTGTAGTGATGGATTACCGTGGTTTAACTGTTCAAGAAGTAACAGACTTGCGTAAACAATTACGTGATGCAGGAATTTCAATGAAAGTTATCAAAAACTCTGTGTTGAGCCGTGCAGCAGAAGCAGCTGGTTTAGCAGGAATGGATGATGTTTTTAAAGGACCTACTGCTATCGCATTTAGTGATGAAGATGTTATTGCACCTGCAAAAATCATCGCTGACTTTGCAAAAGAAGCACCAGCTTTAGAAATTAAAGGTGGCGTCATCGAAGGCAAAGTTTCATCAGTAGAAGAAATGAACGCTCTTGCAAAACTACCAAACCGCGAAGGTTTGCTATCTATGTTACTATCAGTACTTCAAGCACCGGTTCGCAACACTGCTCTTGTTATCAAAGCAGTTGCAGAATCAAAAGAAGAAGTAGCTTAA
- a CDS encoding NRDE family protein has product MCLLNFQFHEHPNYKLILVANRDEAYDRPTAAAHFWEDEPFILAGRDLRKFGTWLGITKTGRFAALTNAHSSATASMASQPKPRSRGTIVQHYLTTEMSPETFLHDLRKQRSLFDGFNLLVGDSETLMHYNSRLDQLIPLSPGAHGLSNATLDTPWPKVVEGNRRLAQYVKQSATLSPTVLLDLFGKPADTANSQKTNTNQETDALFISSSLNGTVSSTALFIDNNDFVTFAERRYNQTEQIEENQFQFQITP; this is encoded by the coding sequence ATGTGCTTGCTTAATTTCCAATTCCATGAACACCCTAATTACAAACTTATCTTAGTCGCTAACCGTGATGAAGCTTATGACCGCCCAACTGCCGCAGCTCATTTTTGGGAAGACGAGCCGTTTATTTTAGCAGGCCGGGATTTGCGTAAGTTCGGAACATGGTTAGGCATCACTAAAACAGGGCGCTTCGCAGCTCTAACGAATGCTCACTCTTCTGCTACAGCCAGTATGGCCAGCCAACCAAAACCACGATCCCGCGGAACGATCGTCCAGCACTATTTAACAACCGAGATGTCCCCAGAAACCTTCTTGCATGATTTACGGAAACAACGTTCTCTATTCGACGGGTTCAACTTGCTCGTTGGAGATTCTGAAACATTGATGCATTACAATAGCCGCCTAGATCAACTCATACCGCTTTCGCCAGGAGCACACGGACTGAGCAATGCTACGCTTGATACTCCTTGGCCTAAAGTTGTGGAAGGCAATCGACGATTAGCGCAGTACGTTAAACAAAGTGCAACTCTATCTCCCACTGTTCTTCTTGACCTTTTTGGAAAGCCGGCTGATACAGCCAACTCGCAAAAAACAAACACAAATCAAGAAACAGATGCTCTCTTTATCAGCAGCTCTTTAAATGGAACAGTTTCTTCCACAGCCTTATTCATCGATAACAACGATTTTGTCACATTTGCAGAACGACGCTACAATCAGACCGAACAGATTGAAGAAAACCAATTCCAGTTTCAAATCACTCCTTAA
- a CDS encoding FMN-binding protein: MEIKKGFKLASVIFTSAIVLAACGDNTATEDTASSAVSSEVASSEVLSSEATVGELQDGTYKLEEKNLDDNGWKVNFTMVVKDGKIAESNYDYVDKDGNLKSEDEGYQEAMKEKTGTGPAEYIPELNAELVAKGDPAEVEVVTGATHSAEAFKMYAQQLVDAAEEGNTETIMVDN, encoded by the coding sequence ATGGAAATCAAAAAAGGTTTTAAGTTGGCATCGGTTATTTTTACTTCAGCAATTGTTTTGGCAGCTTGTGGAGACAACACGGCCACGGAAGATACTGCTTCATCAGCGGTTTCAAGTGAGGTGGCATCAAGCGAAGTACTATCAAGTGAAGCAACTGTTGGCGAATTACAAGATGGAACTTATAAATTAGAAGAAAAAAACTTAGATGATAATGGTTGGAAAGTCAACTTTACTATGGTTGTCAAAGACGGCAAGATTGCAGAATCAAACTATGACTATGTGGACAAAGACGGCAATTTGAAATCAGAAGATGAAGGCTACCAAGAAGCGATGAAAGAAAAAACCGGCACAGGCCCTGCAGAATACATTCCTGAATTAAATGCAGAGTTAGTGGCTAAAGGCGACCCGGCTGAAGTTGAAGTCGTAACCGGAGCTACTCACTCAGCAGAAGCGTTCAAGATGTATGCTCAACAATTGGTAGATGCTGCTGAAGAAGGAAATACAGAAACGATTATGGTAGACAATTAA
- the rplL gene encoding 50S ribosomal protein L7/L12 codes for MALNIEQIVADLKESTVLELNDLVKAIEEEFGVTAAAPVAAAGGGEAAAAEQTEFTVELTSVGDAKIKVIKAVREATGLGLKEAKALVDGAPAPIKEDVSKEDAEAMKEALEAVGATVTLK; via the coding sequence ATGGCATTAAACATTGAACAAATCGTTGCTGATTTGAAAGAATCAACAGTATTAGAATTAAACGACTTAGTAAAAGCAATCGAAGAAGAATTTGGCGTAACTGCAGCTGCACCTGTAGCTGCTGCTGGTGGCGGAGAAGCTGCTGCTGCTGAACAAACAGAATTCACAGTAGAATTAACTTCTGTTGGAGACGCAAAAATCAAAGTTATCAAAGCAGTTCGCGAAGCAACTGGTTTAGGCTTGAAAGAAGCTAAAGCTTTAGTTGACGGAGCTCCTGCACCAATTAAAGAAGACGTTTCTAAAGAAGACGCTGAAGCTATGAAAGAAGCATTAGAAGCTGTTGGCGCAACTGTAACACTTAAATAA
- the rplA gene encoding 50S ribosomal protein L1: MAKKSKQYLAALEKVDTEKLYSVEEAVALVQETNYAKFDATVEVAYRLGVDPKKADQQIRGAVVLPNGTGKTQKVLVFAKGEKAKEAEAAGADYVGDAELVQKINGGWFDFDVVVATPDMMAEVGRLGRVLGPKGLMPNPKTGTVTMDVAKAINEIKAGKVTYRVDKAGNVHAPIGKVSFDAAKLVENFATIQDTMVKVKPSTAKGDYIKNVTITSTFGPGIKVNVSTFNKA; the protein is encoded by the coding sequence ATGGCTAAAAAAAGTAAACAATATTTAGCAGCTTTGGAAAAAGTTGACACTGAAAAACTTTATTCTGTAGAAGAAGCTGTAGCTTTAGTGCAAGAAACAAACTATGCTAAATTTGATGCAACTGTTGAAGTAGCATACAGACTTGGTGTTGACCCTAAAAAAGCTGACCAACAAATTCGTGGGGCAGTTGTTCTTCCAAATGGAACAGGTAAAACACAAAAAGTTTTAGTTTTTGCTAAAGGTGAAAAAGCTAAAGAAGCAGAAGCAGCAGGAGCAGACTACGTCGGCGACGCTGAACTTGTTCAAAAAATCAATGGCGGATGGTTTGATTTCGACGTTGTTGTAGCAACTCCGGACATGATGGCTGAAGTTGGTCGTTTAGGACGCGTTTTAGGACCCAAAGGATTAATGCCTAACCCTAAAACAGGAACAGTTACAATGGATGTTGCTAAAGCAATCAATGAAATTAAAGCTGGTAAAGTAACGTATCGTGTTGATAAAGCAGGAAACGTTCACGCTCCAATCGGTAAAGTATCGTTTGATGCAGCTAAATTGGTTGAAAACTTTGCAACGATCCAAGACACAATGGTGAAAGTAAAACCTTCAACTGCTAAAGGCGACTACATTAAAAATGTTACCATTACAAGCACGTTTGGACCTGGTATCAAAGTTAACGTAAGTACGTTTAACAAAGCTTAA
- a CDS encoding class I SAM-dependent methyltransferase, which produces MADHYFTNKPSAASEHSAWTYELRGQTFKFVTDLGVFSKKTVDFGSRLLVETLDLTSLVEGDILDVGCGYGPIGLAFAKEASERTVEMVDVNERALGLAKQNASNNRIGNVSIHISDIYEQVAQKEFAAVVSNPPIRAGKSVVHGILTGAYDYLKKDGILMIVIQKKQGAPSAKAKMEETFGNAEVISKDKGYWIIQSVKR; this is translated from the coding sequence ATGGCAGATCATTATTTCACGAATAAACCAAGCGCGGCAAGCGAACATTCAGCGTGGACATACGAATTGCGCGGCCAAACATTTAAGTTTGTTACGGACTTGGGTGTGTTTTCGAAAAAAACAGTCGATTTTGGGTCGCGTTTATTGGTTGAGACACTTGATTTAACTTCGTTAGTTGAGGGAGATATTTTAGATGTAGGCTGTGGTTATGGACCGATCGGATTGGCATTCGCCAAAGAAGCTAGTGAACGTACGGTAGAGATGGTCGATGTAAACGAGCGGGCGCTTGGCTTAGCTAAGCAAAATGCTTCTAATAACCGAATCGGCAATGTTTCTATTCATATTTCTGATATTTACGAACAAGTAGCGCAAAAAGAATTTGCAGCAGTCGTCAGCAATCCGCCGATTCGTGCCGGGAAATCAGTCGTGCACGGTATTTTGACAGGTGCTTATGACTATCTCAAAAAAGATGGTATATTAATGATCGTGATTCAAAAGAAACAAGGTGCTCCTAGTGCTAAAGCGAAAATGGAAGAAACATTCGGCAATGCAGAAGTCATTAGTAAAGACAAAGGATATTGGATTATCCAAAGCGTTAAACGGTAA